One region of Catenuloplanes indicus genomic DNA includes:
- a CDS encoding TetR/AcrR family transcriptional regulator produces MARPRTTSDTDILAATGRAIGAHGPGGLTLAHVGAEAGVSPATLSQRFGSKRGLLLAFAAHEAAHAAAPYRRALAAHASPLAALRAVAEEYAAAMSTPEEMANHLGMLQLDLSDPEFRAHAAAHAHAVDAALRDLLAAAVTAAELPPRTDVARLSRAIKITIDGSLLRWALTGDGDPAAQLHDDLDHLLRRTA; encoded by the coding sequence CGGGCGCGCCATCGGCGCCCACGGTCCCGGCGGCCTCACCCTGGCGCACGTCGGCGCCGAGGCCGGTGTCTCCCCGGCCACGCTGTCCCAGCGATTCGGTTCCAAGCGCGGCCTGCTGCTGGCGTTCGCTGCGCACGAGGCCGCCCACGCCGCCGCGCCCTACCGCCGGGCTCTGGCCGCGCATGCTTCACCGCTGGCCGCGTTGCGCGCCGTCGCCGAGGAGTACGCCGCCGCCATGTCCACCCCCGAGGAGATGGCCAACCACCTCGGCATGCTCCAGCTCGACCTGTCCGACCCGGAGTTCCGTGCCCACGCGGCCGCACACGCGCACGCGGTGGACGCCGCGCTGCGCGACCTGCTCGCCGCCGCCGTCACCGCCGCCGAGCTGCCGCCCCGCACCGACGTGGCCCGCCTGTCCCGCGCCATCAAGATCACCATCGACGGCTCGCTGCTGCGGTGGGCCCTCACCGGCGACGGCGATCCCGCCGCCCAGCTCCACGACGACCTCGACCACCTGCTCCGGAGAACCGCATGA